A genomic window from Deltaproteobacteria bacterium includes:
- a CDS encoding biopolymer transporter ExbD, whose translation MAIVTPGKRPCDRIAQSKVLEKKFNRGKRGVYAGLTLTSLVDVMTIIVIFLLMNFSANGEVLYMSKDIKLPDAYHGSQLDRAPVISVSPEAVTFDGRMLLNTADLAKGDAVNVPELEDALRDEKRRYETVHQNDPDHPFRGLINVQADKQIPFKVIKRVMFACNQSGFGNINFAALSREAGPAKTVTASR comes from the coding sequence ATGGCCATCGTCACGCCGGGGAAGCGGCCCTGCGATCGGATCGCCCAGAGCAAGGTCCTGGAAAAGAAGTTCAACCGCGGCAAGCGCGGCGTCTACGCCGGTCTCACGCTGACCTCGCTGGTGGACGTGATGACCATCATCGTCATCTTCCTCCTGATGAACTTCAGTGCGAACGGCGAAGTGCTCTACATGAGCAAGGACATCAAACTGCCCGACGCGTACCACGGCTCCCAGCTCGACCGCGCGCCGGTCATCTCCGTCTCCCCCGAAGCGGTCACGTTCGACGGCAGGATGCTGCTCAACACCGCGGACCTGGCGAAGGGTGACGCGGTCAACGTGCCCGAGCTCGAGGACGCGCTGCGCGACGAGAAGCGCCGCTACGAGACCGTCCACCAGAACGACCCGGATCATCCCTTCCGGGGGCTGATCAATGTCCAGGCGGACAAGCAGATCCCGTTCAAGGTGATCAAGCGGGTGATGTTCGCGTGCAACCAGAGCGGGTTCGGGAACATCAACTTCGCCGCGCTCTCGCGCGAAGCGGGTCCGGCCAAGACGGTCACGGCCAGCAGGTAG
- a CDS encoding biopolymer transporter ExbD, translating into MAGAAPQEHTGKGGKKALDAELNLVPFIDLLSCCISFLLITAVWTQIAGLQVASSGGPPDPQAKQESTIDVRLLLNDKGYQLIMAGAILDIPKQNGVFDRKTLAEKLKTLKSSLPDQSAITVQPEDSVAYADLVETVDTAMGEQLRNVTVAPAN; encoded by the coding sequence ATGGCTGGCGCGGCTCCGCAGGAACATACCGGGAAAGGCGGAAAGAAGGCGCTGGACGCCGAGCTGAACCTCGTGCCGTTCATCGACCTGCTCTCCTGCTGCATCAGCTTCCTCCTGATCACCGCGGTGTGGACACAGATCGCGGGCCTCCAGGTGGCGAGCAGCGGCGGTCCGCCGGATCCACAGGCGAAGCAGGAGAGCACCATCGACGTGCGGCTGCTCCTGAACGACAAGGGCTACCAGCTCATCATGGCCGGAGCGATTCTCGACATTCCCAAGCAGAACGGGGTCTTCGATCGCAAGACGCTCGCCGAGAAGCTGAAGACGCTGAAGTCGAGCCTGCCAGACCAAAGCGCCATCACCGTGCAGCCCGAGGATTCGGTCGCGTACGCCGACCTGGTCGAGACCGTGGACACCGCGATGGGCGAACAGCTGCGCAACGTGACCGTTGCGCCGGCGAACTAG